Proteins from a genomic interval of Haloferax marinisediminis:
- a CDS encoding ABC transporter permease, with amino-acid sequence MSNYYVRRTARVFVTIFAVATLTFGLIRLLPGGPFTQLRAQLLRQGVPASEVDARIANLQNINPDAPLWQQYLEYMGSVAQGNFGESISLGEPVVRIIAEAVPWTVFVVLVSTILMFAIGIFLGSLQAYWEGSRFDKAFSGLSIALMSIPFYVVAVISLYVFAYQWGWLPTAGTVGASVEKELSIPFLLSALEHSILPIFSYTLGGIGGQALAMRGNSIQVLGNDYVRVARLRGLADHRIATRYVARNAILPMYTGFLLLLGFRLSGTVILEQIFSYTGLGYYMFAALKANDYPLMMATFLVITVALIVGVYIADLTYSKIDPRISAGGSDEAY; translated from the coding sequence ATGAGTAACTACTACGTTCGCCGGACGGCTCGGGTGTTCGTCACCATCTTCGCGGTGGCAACGCTCACGTTCGGACTGATACGCCTCCTGCCCGGGGGACCGTTCACGCAGCTGCGCGCACAGTTGCTCCGCCAGGGCGTCCCGGCCTCAGAGGTCGACGCCCGAATCGCGAACCTCCAGAACATCAATCCTGACGCCCCGCTCTGGCAGCAGTATCTGGAGTACATGGGTTCAGTAGCCCAGGGGAACTTCGGCGAGTCGATATCGCTCGGAGAGCCAGTTGTACGTATCATCGCCGAAGCGGTGCCGTGGACGGTGTTCGTCGTCCTCGTGTCGACGATTCTCATGTTCGCCATCGGTATCTTCCTCGGGTCGTTGCAGGCCTACTGGGAAGGGTCGCGGTTCGACAAAGCGTTCAGTGGACTCTCGATTGCCCTGATGTCGATTCCGTTCTACGTCGTCGCAGTCATCTCCCTCTACGTCTTCGCGTACCAGTGGGGTTGGTTGCCGACGGCGGGCACCGTCGGCGCCAGCGTCGAGAAGGAACTGAGCATTCCGTTCTTGCTCAGCGCACTCGAACACAGTATCCTCCCCATCTTCTCGTACACGCTGGGCGGAATCGGTGGTCAGGCACTGGCTATGCGCGGGAACAGTATCCAGGTGCTCGGTAACGACTACGTTCGTGTCGCCAGACTTCGGGGGCTTGCGGACCACCGAATCGCCACGCGATACGTCGCGAGAAACGCCATCTTACCGATGTACACTGGATTCTTGCTCCTCCTCGGCTTCCGTCTCTCCGGGACCGTCATTCTGGAGCAGATCTTCTCGTACACTGGCCTCGGGTACTACATGTTCGCTGCACTCAAGGCGAACGACTACCCGCTCATGATGGCGACGTTCCTCGTCATCACCGTCGCACTCATCGTCGGCGTCTACATCGCCGACCTGACGTACAGCAAGATCGACCCACGAATCAGCGCCGGAGGTTCCGATGAAGCGTACTGA
- a CDS encoding ABC transporter ATP-binding protein, with protein sequence MSQANEAATSLDQRDEPLISLDNVEVHFEKEQGLFDFFEDPDVVRAVDGVSLDIEENDVLALVGESGCGKTTLGKTVIGLQRPTGGSVKYRGQDIWAAKDGKGEISFDEIRTSLQIIHQDPGSSLNPNRRILNILAEPIKLTHPDVGAEERRKRVHSLLERVGMNPAADFADRYPHQLSGGEQQRVALARALLMNPDVILADEAISALDVSLRVEMMDLMLDLQKDFDTSFVFVSHDLSNARYFAEHGNGRIGVMYLGNLVEVGPAEKLIDDPSHPYTNVLRWATPNLSGHSESSEPPMRKIDIPDPVNPPSGCRFHTRCPEAREACQKTVPQLSDGNDGHRVACFRNDPDHDYWNSEPLTD encoded by the coding sequence GTGAGCCAAGCCAATGAGGCCGCGACGAGTCTCGACCAGCGCGACGAACCACTCATCTCGCTCGACAACGTCGAAGTCCACTTCGAAAAAGAACAGGGACTGTTCGACTTCTTCGAAGACCCGGACGTTGTTCGAGCCGTCGATGGCGTCTCGCTCGATATCGAGGAGAACGACGTCCTCGCCCTCGTGGGCGAAAGTGGCTGTGGAAAGACCACGCTCGGAAAGACTGTCATCGGTCTCCAGCGACCGACGGGTGGGTCTGTGAAGTACAGAGGACAGGACATCTGGGCTGCAAAAGATGGGAAAGGAGAGATTTCGTTCGACGAAATTCGCACGTCACTCCAGATTATCCATCAGGACCCCGGAAGTTCGCTCAATCCGAATCGGCGAATCCTGAACATCCTCGCTGAACCGATCAAACTCACCCATCCCGACGTTGGTGCAGAGGAACGCCGTAAGCGAGTTCACTCACTACTTGAGCGCGTCGGAATGAACCCCGCTGCTGACTTTGCCGACCGATATCCTCACCAACTCAGCGGTGGCGAGCAACAGCGGGTTGCGCTCGCTCGGGCGCTGTTGATGAACCCTGACGTCATCCTCGCTGACGAGGCGATAAGTGCACTCGACGTCTCCCTCCGGGTCGAGATGATGGACCTCATGCTCGACCTCCAGAAGGACTTCGACACCTCGTTCGTCTTCGTCTCTCACGACCTCTCGAACGCACGGTACTTCGCAGAGCACGGAAACGGCCGTATTGGCGTGATGTACCTCGGAAATCTGGTCGAAGTCGGGCCGGCAGAGAAGCTCATCGACGACCCGAGCCATCCCTACACGAACGTGCTTCGCTGGGCGACGCCCAACCTGTCTGGACACTCAGAGTCCAGTGAGCCACCGATGCGAAAAATCGACATTCCGGACCCGGTCAATCCACCGAGTGGCTGCCGCTTCCACACCCGGTGTCCGGAGGCACGCGAGGCGTGTCAGAAAACGGTTCCACAGTTATCTGACGGGAACGATGGGCACCGAGTTGCGTGCTTCAGGAACGACCCAGACCACGACTACTGGAACAGCGAGCCGTTAACAGACTAA
- a CDS encoding ABC transporter permease has protein sequence MKRTEGSEPSTLVTDGGSVDWRGSSSSSVTVTREERLREMYEENFVKPMIVAWSDSRTRLGLLIIGFYFLIALVAILGLWREPSTSQAPRYLMLFENMTYPLGTTASGTDLAALIIHSTPDILLMVASGGLWATGIAVLVGTVAGYKGGTVGRVLMSISDFVMAIPGLPLVMILAITFNPKNPILLGIIININYWAGLGRSIHSQVLTIRENNYVEASRTMGVSTPRIILKDVIPNLMPYVTVNFVFAARYVVFASIGLFFLGVLPYSDQNWGVTLNFAYSGGALFSWSAAHWLLVPMVAIIGLSIGLILLGQGMDRVFNPRVRTRLAGESESTAVTDEKDTGMTEVL, from the coding sequence ATGAAGCGTACTGAGGGAAGCGAGCCCAGCACGCTCGTTACAGACGGTGGCAGTGTCGACTGGCGAGGTTCGAGTTCGTCGTCGGTAACGGTGACTCGTGAGGAGCGACTGCGCGAGATGTACGAGGAGAACTTCGTGAAACCGATGATCGTCGCGTGGTCGGACAGCAGAACCCGACTCGGACTGCTTATCATCGGCTTCTACTTCCTGATTGCGCTCGTGGCCATCCTCGGCCTCTGGCGAGAACCGTCGACGAGTCAGGCACCACGATACCTGATGTTGTTCGAGAACATGACGTATCCGCTCGGGACGACTGCATCCGGGACGGACCTCGCTGCACTCATCATTCACTCGACGCCAGACATCCTGTTGATGGTCGCTTCGGGTGGACTCTGGGCAACCGGCATCGCCGTTCTCGTCGGAACCGTCGCTGGCTACAAAGGCGGGACCGTCGGACGCGTGTTGATGTCGATCTCGGACTTCGTAATGGCCATCCCCGGCCTCCCGCTGGTGATGATCCTCGCGATTACGTTCAACCCCAAGAATCCCATCCTGCTCGGCATCATCATCAACATCAACTACTGGGCGGGCCTCGGCCGGTCCATCCACTCGCAGGTGCTGACTATCCGTGAGAACAACTACGTCGAAGCGTCGCGGACGATGGGCGTGAGTACGCCGCGAATCATCCTGAAGGACGTCATTCCGAACCTCATGCCGTACGTGACGGTCAACTTCGTGTTCGCCGCACGGTACGTCGTGTTCGCCTCCATCGGCCTGTTCTTCCTCGGTGTGTTGCCGTACTCCGACCAGAACTGGGGTGTCACCCTGAACTTCGCGTACAGTGGCGGTGCCCTGTTCTCTTGGAGTGCTGCGCACTGGCTTCTCGTCCCGATGGTCGCCATCATTGGGCTCTCGATTGGACTCATTCTCCTCGGGCAGGGGATGGACCGTGTGTTCAACCCGCGTGTCCGCACCCGCCTCGCGGGTGAGTCCGAATCGACGGCCGTCACCGACGAGAAAGATACTGGCATGACGGAGGTACTGTAG
- a CDS encoding ABC transporter ATP-binding protein, whose translation MTTDDPIIEVRNAAVTYDGGETFVLDHVSASIERGEILGVVGESGSGKSMFADSLLNAVPDPGRLTGEILYHRDDGTTVDVLRLSDDELRELRWEEIAMVFQGAMSSFNPTMKIGGHFKETLKAHDAHVPSGMELARELLSDLYLDPERVLGSYPHELSGGMQQRALIALSLILEPEVLVMDEPTAALDLLMQRSILTLLEDLQEKYDLTMVFITHDLPLVAELADRMAVMYAFQLIEVADREQLIGNSGHPYTRALLNATPDIEAPLEEMRPIEGQSPAPINVPAGCSFAPRCPLATEECRTVDPAFSQLEDGHTVACHHAEDARDAIALHFERATDSIPASGGDGS comes from the coding sequence ATGACGACAGACGACCCAATCATCGAAGTCCGCAACGCGGCCGTCACGTACGACGGCGGCGAAACGTTCGTGTTGGACCACGTGAGTGCGTCCATCGAACGTGGGGAAATCCTTGGCGTCGTCGGCGAGAGCGGCAGCGGAAAGTCCATGTTCGCCGACTCGTTGCTCAACGCCGTTCCCGACCCCGGACGACTCACAGGTGAGATTCTCTACCACCGCGACGATGGAACTACCGTCGACGTGTTGAGGCTCTCAGACGACGAACTACGGGAACTCCGGTGGGAAGAGATTGCCATGGTTTTCCAGGGAGCGATGAGTTCGTTCAACCCGACGATGAAGATCGGTGGGCACTTCAAAGAGACGCTGAAGGCTCACGATGCGCACGTCCCCTCGGGGATGGAGCTCGCTCGGGAACTCCTCTCTGACCTGTACCTCGACCCGGAGCGCGTGCTCGGGTCGTACCCCCACGAGCTTTCGGGCGGGATGCAACAACGTGCGCTCATCGCACTCTCTCTCATCCTCGAACCGGAGGTGCTGGTGATGGACGAACCGACCGCAGCGCTCGACCTCTTGATGCAGCGTTCCATCTTGACGCTGCTCGAAGACTTACAGGAGAAGTACGACCTGACGATGGTGTTCATCACTCACGACCTCCCACTGGTCGCCGAACTCGCCGACCGGATGGCTGTGATGTACGCCTTCCAACTCATCGAAGTCGCCGACCGTGAGCAACTCATCGGAAACAGTGGGCACCCGTACACGCGAGCGTTGCTCAACGCGACGCCCGACATCGAAGCACCACTCGAAGAGATGCGACCAATCGAAGGGCAGAGCCCAGCACCAATCAACGTTCCAGCGGGGTGCTCTTTCGCCCCACGGTGTCCACTCGCGACCGAAGAATGCCGAACTGTCGACCCGGCGTTCAGCCAACTCGAAGACGGCCACACCGTCGCGTGTCACCATGCAGAAGATGCCAGAGACGCGATTGCACTCCATTTCGAGCGTGCCACTGACTCCATCCCAGCATCAGGAGGTGATGGTTCGTGA